CCTCGGGCCCTCCTCTCGATCTTTCAAACGGTATCTTCAAGATAAAGAAGAAGCAAAAAAcgatgacgaagaagaagaaaaagatgaagaagtggcTAGGTGAAAAATCTGGCGAGTATGGGTCCCGCCAGCACTACTATTGAGAAGTCACTTCTCGAGACATTGCACCGGTGcgggatgcaacagttagtagatgACACCACTTCACTCCACGGAAAGCAAAAGGAACGAGGCGCCACACTAGGCAATTAGGAAGGATAAGTAGAAGTCCGTGGTGCATATATCCTTTAATGCGAGGGTAATTTGAGATTTCTCTCTCATTACCTCGggccaataacaacaacaataacaacaaaccaGTACAATTCCGCTTGGGAAGGGAAAGCTCTGGAAAGAGGTCATGGCGCAACTGATGAGGACGCTGCCATGTAaccttaaggccacgggcctcaaAATGGGAAATAacaatagatgaagataaagagaAGGAAGGGGTAAAGGGCTGTCGAAAAACATTTGAATGAAGTTTGATTTAAGAAGGCTTCCATTTATAGGAAGGGTGGGAGCATAACCGATGGCACAATCAATGTCTTTGAAAGACGTAAcggcaggcgcaatcaatgcattTTTGGGAACTAGACCGGCGGCGATATTATCACTTTGGAGAATATAAATTGGTGGTACATCGAACGATTATGGAAAGGTGAGTCGACGAGATGCCTCAGTTATCACAAAGGCTTACGTTATGAGTATGACATCATCGCAGTAAGGTCGAGGAGATAGATATCGAAGTTGTTTCTTATCGTTTCACTccaagaaacgcggggactatctatatacggtaaaatcggagggtccaattttcggtCACTACGGTGCTTCATAAGCACGTTTCTATAGGCTCGAGATTAACACCCGAAGGGCTGTCAACGCCCGACCCCGGGGTAATTCAGATTGATGGTTATGGCGAAAAAGTGGGAAGTTCCAAAAGCGCGTAGCTAGAATTGGCAAAGCCTAGTGAGCTAGTTCAAACCCGGATCAAGGCATTAAATGGTTATACCATCCCCATATCTTTtcaataaatgcatttgtactatgttgagattccttgttattttgtaaacatctgatactcaatattaaatatacaagaacattatctctactctctaacatattctcttgatctcattacttccatttattgcttatattcattgtgttctatttattgttcatcatttattgcttatcattgttcataaagagccatcatcgtAGCTCTCATAACTGTTAGTCCTCCTTCATCGCTCTAAACCGGCCATccaactcgacctcgaggcctcatatacgacagctcgaggccccgatcccCAGCCGTTTGGTTCGATTATCACATCGTTTCTAAGCTATAATCTTGCTTTCTAATCTTTTACTTAGCATCCAttgtctaacaactagcataaaaatagatcacgtatttttagaaccacaaaataaaatttaattgttattacaatTTTTACAGTAAACAGAAATGGCGGATGACCATTAGGCTTATCTGACTAGCTAGTTTTGTTCTTTGCCTTTTTTTTTATCCACCGACTTATTAGAACCCGTCATTAGGGGCAGATCCAGTGAATTAGTTATGGGTTCCCGTGAACCCAATAATTTTTGTCAGGATTCGGTATTTGTATTGAAAAATTCATCAAGTACAAAAGAATATTTGGCTTGGAGCCCAATACGTTAATCCagttattattatatattaatttagtaaaaatagcacggtatagccagttttcggactggtcattcaaaaatagctagcatttaccaaatcaatgaaaaatagccactattttgctgcaacaaagaccggtccagcataatatactggagttcagggcacctgtgtatgaactccagcatattatgctggaccggtatactttgctagctccagtataatatactggagactggagcaccggtgctccaaactccagcatattatgctggaccggtgtacttgctggaactccagtatattacactggagttctagtgtacttatgctggaactccatcatattatggtggagttccagcatacttatcctggaactccagtataatatgctggagttcaaatataatatgctggaactccagcataatatactagcgtatttttcgagttttgaatagtgttttcgctcagatttatctttacatgaaaagtggctaaatttcgattacttttgaaactgagctatttttgaacaaccaattgtaaatctggctatttttgaatttcttccatTAATTTAAGATTTCTGTAGGAGCCCACAAGCTTAAAATTTTGGATCCGCCTCTGCCCGCAACGGTAAACCTTTGAATTGCTACCAACCAAATCAGAGGGAAAACGACAGAATCATCTCTTTGTTCAATTTGTATATGCAAGATTTATTTAATTCGCTGTGGTTTACTTTAGATTCTTAAAAGCACATATTTCAAATATCATTACTTTTTATTGTTCTTTGCTGTTATAAACCTCAATTGCTTAGCAACAAACCTGTCTCTTCATAATTATTTTGGTTTTTATCATATTTTTTATCCattgctcttttttttttaaaaaaaataaaataaattccaACCCATGTTCAATAACCACAATATTGGAGCTTCGATTAATCCAGGTTTGCGTCGTATAAGACTCATTAAAAGAAAAATACTCCCCACcagaattttttttcatttccaaGCACGAAATCGAAGCTTGGAACTTCTAGTTAAGTATTTAGGGATATTATCTACCCACTACAACTGTTGTGAGTCTCTATTGTTTTTCATTCTCAGCTTAATAAAAACGTATGGTCGCTTATTACCTTTTTCCATGATTAAATATTGGAAGAGCtattcccttttttttaaaaaaaaaaaaaatgctacaTGATCCCAGGAGGCAAAATAAAGTAATAGGACAACTAacaatgttttaaaaggaaaaaaagaaaaggaacacCACAGTACAAGCTAGTACATATATTTGTTACTATATCTCATTTACTACTATAGGTATGCTCTGGCATTGAGGCGAACATAGGAGGGATGCCCTGTTGATGTCGAAAAACGTTTAGTGGGTCAATTTTTGTCTTAGCTTTGACCAATCTATCATAGTTATTCAAGAAATACTTTTCACCCCAGACCCTTGCTCTCTCCACGGCATGATCAGCAGAGGCAGTAATACTAGTATTTAGCATTAAGTAGTCGTCCATCACTCCAAGGTCCAGATCCATATAGTTGACATAAGCTGCCCTAGGTGAACTAGAAACATGGGGTGCCATTGTATTGTAAAACTCTCTTATCCACTCTATGTACCCATTGCTCTTGGCAATATTATTATTGTCCTTTTCTTTCCACACTACTAGATATTGAATTCTGAATAGGTTACCCTTTCTATGAGGGAAAGCAATAGCTTCCTCGCTAATTCTCTGCATGGCTGCACCATAAGGGTCAAAGATGACATATCCATTTGGTTCTTTCTCAAGAACATCAAGAGCTGTCATAATCCCTCCCACTGAAATTGGGGTCTTCACATGGTCTGATTTGGCTTTGAAGTATGATTTGTTTTCAAAGTAACGCTCTTTCAAACGAGAGACATCGGAGGTGTTCGCAACGTTATCTAATTCGGAGAAGAAAAGTGTTGATTCAATCCAACTCATTTCTTTGCAGTCACTTTCCACAACTCCCAACTCCGGAAAGGCCTCATTCAAGATGGAAATGGCTTCGGTTTTTGTACCTAGGTAAAATCCGCTGAATTGGGCATTTATTTCAATAGGAATGTTTCCTTTACTAGCAGAGCTCATGGAGATCGATAGATAAAAGTCATCGTCTAACTTTGGTGCAACAAGTTGCCATTTGTGAACTAGTTGGGACACATATCGTTTGGAGCCAGGGCTAGGGACTATGAAACTAGTCACAGTCTTGGGCACTTTGAGCAATCGGATTTTCCAGGCGTAAATGATTCCCCAAATTCCTCCACCACCACCTCTGATGGCCCAAAACACTTCTTCTCCCATGGCTTTGCGGTCTAATAGCCGTCCTTCCGCATCAACAAGAAGAGCATCCACCACGTTATCAGCAGCAAGTCCATATTTTCTTGATAAAAATCCAAAGCCACCCCCGGAAATGTGGCCCCCAACCCCAACTGTTGGGCAAGAACCAGCTGAAAATCCATGAACGTCACTGGCCCGGGAAATGGCATAATAAGTCTGGCCAAGTGTAGCGCCACCTTGTACCCACGCGGTTTCGGAATCCAAATCTACCGAAACATCATCTAATTTCATCAAATCAATGACCACAAATGGGGAACCATCAAAGGAAACGTAAGAAGTCCCTTCATAACTGTGTCCTCCGCACCTTACTCTGATTTCATAAGAACCTTGTCTGCAACACAGAACGCTGCTCACCAGCTGCTCCTTGCTCTCTGGTACGATAATGACCGTTGGTTTTGGTTTAGAGGACGCTGCGAATCGGAGATTCTGAATGGAGAAATCAAGCAAGTTATAGTACCTATTACCAGCATGATTCCTTGTTGGATAAACAGAGAAGTTACTGACTTTGTAATTGATCAAACAGGTGGAAATGGTATTGAGATTTGTAGCAGAGACGGAAGGTACAAGAAGAGAAGTAAATAAGAAGCTGATCATCATCAGAATTATGAGCAAACGCTGAAGAGACATGGATATATTTCGTTTCATTGCAGCTTTCGTTTACTTCCAACTTCTTGTTTGACCTCTCCGGATTCCATTGGAGGTACAGATAAGCTTTATACAAGGAAGAGTGCATAGTAGAGGTCAGCAGTTTGAGGACAAAAAGATGAAGGAAACAAGGAAATGAAACAGAATAAAAGGTGCCGGCCTAAGCCTAATCCTTTCTTAACACTTATTATATCTGCATGAAAAAGTATGGAGTGATAGACGCCTACCGTAACGTGACAAAATAGCAGGAGAATCAGGGTAAAATAGGAACAGTGCCGGCCAATTTCAGCATACAACAATTTTAGCAGATTCAAGCGCTCCATGAGAACTGCTATTTTACTTTGTTCATGAAGTAAATCTAAACTGAAGTCAGTCTCCTTTACTCTGCCTCAGTTGTTAATTTGTTCACTTGTCAAAGCAATCAGTGTGCATTATACTCTACAACACATAATAGTACTTCAAAATTTAAGGGACGTGGTTTGATATTTTTTATACACTTAAAAGGCTACTTAGTTTAAGATTTTGTGCTTTTATTAATTTGACCATTACAATACTAGGTTTCAGCCTCATGTCCGAGGTAACTTTCAAATGTTGAATTTGGTTTTCATTAATATTGATGGTAATGACCATATATGTTTAATTTGGAGCACTTAAAATGTGAAAAGTTATGGCCGAACTCGACCTGTTTGTTATGGTCTCACCCATCACTACCAATGGCAGCACACCTTGTCAACAGAAGTAAATTGACTTTTGGCCATTAAACAATCTCAATTCACAATTTTTGTGCACTGATCCTTAGCTTGTTCCTTGTGTATATATAGCCTGTTCCTTGTGTATATATTAGGGGTATTATCATCCTCTCTGCCCTTCTAGGGGCAGGAGCAAGACTGCGTACAtcttaccctcctcagaccccacttatgAAAAACtattgggtttgttgttgtatTCAGTAGAAACTTATGCGTACATATTACCATTTTGTTAGATTAAGTTAAGCCAATATAATTGCTTATTTACAGATAACTACTGGTATTGCTGCAGCAATTTTTATTAGTGAAGCTGATTCTTCTTCTTGTCACGACTCATTTGCGTGCCTCTCAAAAGGCTTTACTAAATTATGAGAACATTAAAGGAAAGGACATCTCGACACCAATAACATCAAACATGAAATATCAAAAACATAATGCTTATTTATATCCACTTAGACAAAGCATCTAAACCTTCGGCTAGAAACtagctaattttttttttttttgatttgcaccgggtgtccgagtctctAAGAGCCCCGACTAATCCCAGGGGTACACAGGCCCTAGGCAAAGAGTTTCTCGCAAGTGCAccacggttaattcaggttttacccagtccgatggccctcagaaattgtttgcacccaatgggtttcgaacttgagaccttgaaagggaGCAAACCCCAAGATTTACATAATATACTTCTAGACCAGGGACACCTTCGCTCCAAGGAGCTAAGCTACTTAAGAATTAGCATGTACATTACAAGGAGTGAGCTGTGTACAAAAGGGAACGGCACAAATTAGGACCTTCTCCACTTGTCCAACTCTTGTGTAGTTGCTTTGATTAGCTTTTTGGTGTTCACAACAAGCTCATCGATGAGTTCCCCTACCTCATCCCTGACAATATTACGAATATGGCATTAGGAAATACACCTTAATGGTTAGAAACAAAGCACATATCATGTTATGTATATTGGTAAACCACCCTCAATTTGATCCCCTGGTTCCAAACTCAATTCCAAAGAGGACACAATTAGCTAGAGCCAAGAGAGACACCCATCAAGGATAGTTCCAACAGTTCGTATTTAACGAGAGAAATTTGGCTGTTGAATGCTAACAATAAAAAAGACACTAAGTGTAGGAGGAGACCAGTTTGTTTGTGTCCCTCTTCTCAGCCTTCTTTTGTTTGGAATTGCGCAACTTCTGCCTCACTGAAAATATTGCAGGCGCATCACGATGAACACGTTCTGCTTTCTATGCAGAATTAAAAGGAAATTTTCCCCAGTGATCAACTTGTATAGCCAACAGAAACATTCCACTTGATGACAAGGTCAACATTAGGTCAAGTCTAGAATTGCAGAGCAACATGCAAGATTAGAATCCAGGAAGATAAGCCCAACACTACACTGAAAGTCCTTATAGGCCACATAAAAACAAGAATGTTGGTTAAAACATCTCATTGAGGTACAGTGGGAGAGTAAGAAGTAATCTAAAATATTTATCTAAGCTTAGAAGATAAGTAGTTGAgtattttattttatcgaacTCTAGTTCTACCGCGTTGGCTGTTGCACTTGATATGACAGCTACATATTATTTTACTGATACTACAATGGGAAAAGGAAGGACTGTTCTTTATGCTTCTTTTAACCCTGTTAATTATCAAATGGCCCTGAAACTTCAGAAGGAACT
This sequence is a window from Nicotiana sylvestris chromosome 3, ASM39365v2, whole genome shotgun sequence. Protein-coding genes within it:
- the LOC104232257 gene encoding berberine bridge enzyme-like D-2 isoform X2; protein product: MKRNISMSLQRLLIILMMISFLFTSLLVPSVSATNLNTISTCLINYKNLRFAASSKPKPTVIIVPESKEQLVSSVLCCRQGSYEIRVRCGGHSYEGTSYVSFDGSPFVVIDLMKLDDVSVDLDSETAWVQGGATLGQTYYAISRASDVHGFSAGSCPTVGVGGHISGGGFGFLSRKYGLAADNVVDALLVDAEGRLLDRKAMGEEVFWAIRGGGGGIWGIIYAWKIRLLKVPKTVTSFIVPSPGSKRYVSQLVHKWQLVAPKLDDDFYLSISMSSASKGNIPIEINAQFSGFYLGTKTEAISILNEAFPELGVVESDCKEMSWIESTLFFSELDNVANTSDVSRLKERYFENKSYFKAKSDHVKTPISVGGIMTALDVLEKEPNGYVIFDPYGAAMQRISEEAIAFPHRKGNLFRIQYLVVWKEKDNNNIAKSNGYIEWIREFYNTMAPHVSSSPRAAYVNYMDLDLGVMDDYLMLNTSITASADHAVERARVWGEKYFLNNYDRLVKAKTKIDPLNVFRHQQGIPPMFASMPEHTYSSK
- the LOC104232257 gene encoding berberine bridge enzyme-like D-2 isoform X1: MKRNISMSLQRLLIILMMISFLFTSLLVPSVSATNLNTISTCLINYKVSNFSVYPTRNHAGNRYYNLLDFSIQNLRFAASSKPKPTVIIVPESKEQLVSSVLCCRQGSYEIRVRCGGHSYEGTSYVSFDGSPFVVIDLMKLDDVSVDLDSETAWVQGGATLGQTYYAISRASDVHGFSAGSCPTVGVGGHISGGGFGFLSRKYGLAADNVVDALLVDAEGRLLDRKAMGEEVFWAIRGGGGGIWGIIYAWKIRLLKVPKTVTSFIVPSPGSKRYVSQLVHKWQLVAPKLDDDFYLSISMSSASKGNIPIEINAQFSGFYLGTKTEAISILNEAFPELGVVESDCKEMSWIESTLFFSELDNVANTSDVSRLKERYFENKSYFKAKSDHVKTPISVGGIMTALDVLEKEPNGYVIFDPYGAAMQRISEEAIAFPHRKGNLFRIQYLVVWKEKDNNNIAKSNGYIEWIREFYNTMAPHVSSSPRAAYVNYMDLDLGVMDDYLMLNTSITASADHAVERARVWGEKYFLNNYDRLVKAKTKIDPLNVFRHQQGIPPMFASMPEHTYSSK